One genomic window of Halorubrum hochsteinianum includes the following:
- a CDS encoding S9 family peptidase, with the protein MERVTAADYHDLAVPSDPRISPDGDRVAFVRRQPNDDDSYETTIYLVDVAGEDDPRRLTLPEGSDAEPRWSPSGDRIAFTSTRGAADDRQQLWVLPVDGGEARRLTDVVGGVSQIAWSPDGERIAFVQSVTADDREADRDLAVPADYEPDEHPDPRVIDRTVYRSMERYFDGRRPGVYVVDADATVGGVTDPDPAESGAVARVTDRDADFAAPSWGDADTLYYTEAVGDDPDDSVEIAIRARDFASGDDDRVHTTTGWGADLAATGDGRVAFTHAEPDQVSMQPTDLRVLDAQSGAVTDLTGDLDRGLGRGTMPQWGPDGETLYFATPDEGKTALWHVPADGSADPERLLRPGTVSGAAVGGEADAGPDSVTVAFAASEWDHPGDAFAYDAAADETTRLTELNANYLAERAVGEPEEIRFESDGVEVQGWLLTPPESADADEPYPLAVEIHGGPHAMWSTSGTMWHEFQTLAARGYAVFWSNPRGSTGYGEEFMQAIERDWGAVTTRDVMAGVETVADRPEVDASNAFVTGGSFGGFMTGWIVGQTDYFDAAVSQRGVYDLTGFYGSTDAAYKLVEGDFDTVPSEEPEWLWEQSPTGHADAVDTPTLLIHSEDDTRTPICTAELYHRILRKNGVDTRFVRYPREGHELSRSGEPAHVVDRIERIARWFDGYSDHHDAERALDRPEDDGLTAGEESDEAEE; encoded by the coding sequence ATGGAGCGCGTCACCGCGGCCGACTACCACGACCTCGCGGTCCCGTCCGACCCCCGGATCTCGCCGGACGGCGACCGCGTCGCCTTCGTGCGCCGACAGCCGAACGACGACGACAGCTACGAGACCACCATCTATCTCGTCGACGTCGCCGGCGAGGACGACCCGCGGCGGCTCACCCTCCCGGAGGGCTCGGACGCCGAACCGCGTTGGAGCCCCTCCGGTGACCGGATCGCGTTCACCTCCACCCGGGGCGCGGCCGACGACCGCCAGCAGCTGTGGGTCCTCCCGGTCGACGGGGGGGAGGCGCGCCGCCTCACCGACGTGGTCGGCGGCGTCTCGCAGATCGCGTGGTCGCCCGACGGCGAGCGGATCGCGTTCGTCCAGTCGGTGACGGCCGACGACCGCGAGGCCGATCGCGACCTCGCCGTGCCGGCCGACTACGAGCCCGACGAGCACCCCGACCCGCGCGTCATCGACCGGACCGTCTACCGGTCCATGGAGCGCTACTTCGACGGTCGCCGACCGGGCGTGTACGTCGTCGACGCGGACGCGACCGTGGGGGGCGTCACCGACCCCGACCCGGCCGAGTCGGGGGCGGTCGCGCGCGTCACCGACCGCGACGCCGACTTCGCCGCCCCGTCGTGGGGCGACGCCGACACGCTGTACTACACCGAGGCCGTCGGCGACGACCCCGACGACTCCGTCGAGATCGCGATCCGCGCGCGCGACTTCGCGTCCGGCGACGACGATCGCGTCCACACGACGACCGGCTGGGGGGCCGACCTCGCGGCGACCGGCGACGGCCGCGTCGCGTTCACCCACGCGGAGCCGGATCAGGTGTCGATGCAGCCGACCGACCTCCGCGTGCTCGACGCCCAGTCCGGCGCGGTCACCGACCTCACCGGCGACCTCGACCGCGGGCTGGGTCGCGGGACGATGCCGCAGTGGGGCCCGGACGGCGAGACGCTGTACTTCGCGACGCCCGACGAGGGGAAGACCGCCCTCTGGCACGTCCCCGCGGACGGGAGCGCCGACCCCGAGCGCCTCCTCCGCCCGGGGACGGTCTCGGGCGCGGCCGTCGGCGGCGAGGCCGACGCCGGCCCCGACTCCGTGACCGTCGCGTTCGCCGCCAGCGAGTGGGACCACCCGGGCGACGCGTTCGCCTACGACGCCGCGGCCGACGAGACGACTCGCCTGACCGAACTCAACGCCAACTACCTCGCCGAGCGGGCGGTCGGCGAGCCGGAGGAGATCCGGTTCGAGTCCGACGGCGTCGAGGTTCAGGGGTGGCTGCTGACGCCCCCGGAATCCGCCGACGCCGACGAGCCGTACCCGCTCGCGGTCGAGATCCACGGCGGCCCGCACGCGATGTGGTCGACGTCGGGGACGATGTGGCACGAGTTCCAGACGCTCGCGGCCCGCGGCTACGCCGTCTTCTGGTCGAACCCCCGCGGCTCGACCGGCTACGGCGAGGAGTTCATGCAGGCCATCGAGCGCGACTGGGGCGCGGTCACCACCCGCGACGTGATGGCGGGCGTCGAGACGGTCGCCGACCGCCCCGAGGTCGACGCGTCGAACGCGTTCGTCACCGGCGGCTCCTTCGGGGGGTTCATGACCGGATGGATCGTCGGCCAGACGGACTACTTCGACGCGGCGGTCTCCCAGCGCGGCGTCTACGACCTCACCGGCTTCTACGGCTCGACCGACGCGGCCTACAAGCTCGTCGAGGGCGACTTCGACACGGTCCCGTCCGAGGAGCCCGAGTGGCTCTGGGAGCAGTCGCCGACCGGCCACGCCGACGCGGTCGACACGCCGACCCTCCTGATCCACTCCGAGGACGACACGCGGACACCGATCTGTACGGCGGAGCTGTACCACCGGATCCTCCGGAAGAACGGCGTCGACACGCGGTTCGTCCGGTACCCGCGCGAGGGCCACGAGCTGTCCCGGTCCGGCGAGCCGGCCCACGTCGTCGACCGCATCGAGCGGATCGCCCGCTGGTTCGACGGCTACTCCGACCACCACGACGCCGAGCGCGCGCTCGACCGCCCCGAGGACGACGGGCTGACCGCGGGCGAGGAGTCGGACGAAGCGGAGGAGTAG
- a CDS encoding helix-turn-helix domain-containing protein: MSDPEIEDLVGDRSPSFEHVLSCVFGVRDHESRAYLTLLDNPGSTVSELADALDRDRSNVNRSLSTLREKGLVERRRRLLDSGGYVYQYTAIPVPEAKRRLHDALDEWVADVHDAIDGFNPDER; encoded by the coding sequence ATGAGCGACCCCGAAATCGAGGACCTCGTCGGCGACCGGTCCCCCTCGTTCGAACACGTCCTCTCCTGCGTCTTCGGCGTGCGCGACCACGAGAGCCGGGCGTACCTGACGCTGCTCGACAACCCCGGCAGCACCGTCTCGGAGCTCGCCGACGCCCTCGACCGGGACCGGTCGAACGTGAACCGGTCGCTGTCGACGCTCCGGGAGAAGGGGCTCGTCGAGCGCCGCCGGCGGCTGCTCGACTCCGGCGGATACGTCTACCAGTACACCGCGATCCCGGTACCGGAGGCCAAGCGGCGGCTCCACGACGCCTTGGACGAGTGGGTCGCGGACGTCCACGACGCCATCGACGGGTTCAATCCCGACGAGCGCTGA
- a CDS encoding DUF5828 family protein, whose amino-acid sequence MEESISGFKVRGDWGDVVEHGERIALALREVGVDGDAYYEFDEWRPKTHERIDEDVSEKTAAQASVDEGKGERAGKSPGDDLQTAGEKLTESYEKVEENDTESARERWGESIEHVARAADSASRKALRKVEDAVYRNVMTQMAPYYFDNELVSANIQEVARAEDGETFVFEVNVNDDELKAEVSDVLGDYESEIDRWHVDTEKRTEDVAAAEGVEPPAEEGGPDSTTT is encoded by the coding sequence ATGGAAGAGAGCATCTCCGGCTTCAAGGTGCGCGGAGACTGGGGCGACGTCGTCGAACACGGCGAGCGGATCGCGTTGGCGCTCCGGGAGGTGGGCGTCGACGGCGACGCCTACTACGAGTTCGACGAGTGGCGACCCAAGACCCACGAGCGCATCGACGAGGACGTCTCGGAGAAGACCGCGGCGCAGGCGTCCGTCGACGAGGGGAAAGGCGAGCGCGCGGGGAAATCCCCCGGCGACGACCTCCAGACGGCCGGAGAGAAGCTCACCGAGTCCTACGAGAAGGTCGAGGAGAACGACACCGAGAGCGCCCGCGAGCGCTGGGGCGAGTCGATCGAACACGTCGCCCGCGCGGCCGACTCCGCCAGCCGGAAGGCGCTCAGGAAGGTCGAGGACGCCGTCTACCGCAACGTGATGACCCAGATGGCCCCGTACTACTTCGACAACGAACTCGTCAGCGCCAACATCCAGGAGGTCGCCCGCGCGGAGGACGGCGAGACGTTCGTCTTCGAGGTGAACGTCAACGACGACGAGCTGAAAGCCGAGGTGTCTGACGTGCTCGGCGACTACGAGTCGGAGATAGACCGCTGGCACGTCGACACCGAGAAGCGGACCGAGGACGTCGCCGCCGCCGAGGGAGTCGAGCCGCCGGCGGAGGAGGGCGGCCCGGACTCGACGACGACGTGA
- a CDS encoding cupin domain-containing protein, which yields MGYRVVDVDSVEPESDRPSECRKLAEPGGLDAAAINRFRAEPGEQLPLAYHYHETQQEAFYVLDGTLAVETPDRTYEVATDDLFVVDPESPQRAYNPAEADGPVTVLAVGAPPASGDAVAYDPDDE from the coding sequence ATGGGATACCGCGTCGTCGACGTCGACTCGGTCGAACCGGAGTCGGACCGCCCCAGCGAGTGCCGGAAACTTGCGGAACCGGGGGGACTCGACGCCGCGGCGATCAACCGGTTCCGCGCCGAGCCCGGCGAGCAGCTCCCCTTGGCGTACCACTACCACGAGACCCAACAGGAGGCGTTCTACGTCCTCGACGGGACGCTCGCGGTCGAGACGCCCGACCGGACGTACGAGGTGGCGACCGACGACCTGTTCGTGGTCGACCCCGAGAGCCCGCAGCGCGCGTACAACCCCGCGGAGGCGGACGGACCGGTGACCGTGCTGGCGGTCGGCGCGCCGCCCGCGTCCGGCGACGCCGTCGCGTACGACCCGGACGATGAGTGA
- a CDS encoding carbon starvation CstA family protein, with product MTSVIWIVVAVLGTFTVGYMGYSRYLSGFVELDDDRETPAHKYEDGQEYVPSKKPVLLGHHFSSIAGGAPIVGPITAGAIWGWVPALLWVAIGNPLMGAVHDFISLSSSIRHEGRSIGYIVGQYVGERGKNLLLWFAFLTIILVVAVFALVVGIVLNAYPSAATASFVYIALAVVFGVYLYQLDGPFVPGTVLFVAGVFAGVWVGIQYPFAFFELAGDASHAAGTFVLFEGSTGSWVPGAGALGGNTAAWVPVILIYAVIASALPVWTLLQPRDYLSSFLLYAGVGGALLAIIVGTIFGTSSQPLVIDSSIQPFQGFMGVDSRAPYPLFPMLFVTIACGTISGFHSLVSSGTTAKQLNKESDARLIGYGGMLGEGLLAATALSALAIAGFASDAAAGGIGGALPNFASGGGIILTSLGIPAEYGAPFMALVLVSFLLTSTDTAARLGRYMMEEIVGTQGTTSESGFGGGVGSFARGRYTNPVIQGLIAYALVISGEWATLWALFGSANQLLAALALLTGTVWLANWNETKQLVTTGVPMAIMVVITVIALAFLAGYQWLFVNLIQGGVTGIGNQISMVVRIALAVVLVYLALSLVRIGYDNITSVRRGDRPAAEPSDD from the coding sequence ATGACAAGTGTAATTTGGATCGTAGTTGCCGTGCTGGGCACATTCACCGTTGGGTACATGGGGTACTCGCGGTACCTCTCGGGGTTCGTCGAACTGGACGACGACCGGGAGACGCCGGCGCACAAGTACGAAGACGGACAGGAGTACGTCCCGTCGAAGAAACCGGTGTTACTGGGGCATCACTTCTCAAGCATCGCGGGCGGCGCGCCCATCGTCGGTCCGATCACGGCCGGAGCCATCTGGGGGTGGGTCCCGGCGCTGCTTTGGGTCGCGATCGGGAACCCGCTGATGGGCGCGGTCCACGACTTTATCTCGCTGTCGAGTTCGATCCGACACGAGGGGCGGTCGATCGGGTATATCGTGGGGCAGTACGTCGGCGAACGCGGGAAGAACCTGCTGCTGTGGTTCGCGTTCCTCACGATCATCCTCGTCGTCGCTGTGTTCGCCTTGGTCGTGGGAATCGTGTTGAACGCGTACCCGTCGGCGGCGACGGCGAGTTTCGTGTACATCGCGCTCGCGGTCGTGTTCGGCGTGTACCTCTACCAGCTCGACGGGCCGTTCGTTCCGGGAACTGTCCTGTTCGTCGCCGGGGTGTTCGCGGGCGTCTGGGTGGGCATCCAGTACCCGTTCGCGTTCTTCGAGCTCGCGGGCGACGCCTCTCACGCCGCGGGCACGTTCGTCCTCTTCGAGGGGAGCACGGGCTCGTGGGTGCCCGGGGCGGGCGCGCTCGGCGGCAACACGGCCGCCTGGGTTCCCGTCATCCTAATATACGCGGTGATCGCGAGCGCACTTCCCGTCTGGACGCTACTACAGCCGCGTGACTACCTCTCGTCGTTCCTCCTGTACGCGGGCGTCGGGGGCGCGCTGTTGGCGATCATCGTCGGTACGATCTTCGGCACCTCGTCGCAACCGCTCGTGATCGACAGCAGCATCCAGCCGTTCCAGGGGTTCATGGGAGTCGACAGTCGAGCGCCGTACCCGCTTTTCCCCATGCTGTTCGTGACCATCGCCTGCGGGACCATCAGCGGATTCCACTCGCTGGTCTCGTCGGGGACGACGGCAAAGCAGCTGAACAAGGAGAGCGACGCCCGGCTCATTGGCTACGGCGGCATGCTCGGCGAGGGGCTGCTCGCGGCGACGGCGCTGTCCGCGCTCGCCATCGCCGGATTCGCCTCTGACGCCGCGGCCGGCGGCATCGGCGGGGCGCTGCCGAACTTCGCGAGCGGCGGCGGGATCATCCTGACGAGTCTCGGAATTCCCGCCGAGTACGGTGCCCCGTTCATGGCGCTGGTGCTCGTGAGCTTCCTGCTCACCTCTACGGACACGGCCGCGCGGCTCGGCCGTTACATGATGGAAGAGATCGTCGGGACGCAGGGGACCACGAGCGAGTCCGGCTTCGGCGGCGGCGTCGGGTCGTTCGCCCGCGGCCGGTACACGAACCCGGTCATTCAGGGGCTGATCGCGTACGCGCTGGTCATCTCCGGCGAGTGGGCGACCCTGTGGGCGCTGTTCGGCAGCGCGAACCAGCTGCTCGCCGCGCTCGCGCTGCTCACGGGGACGGTCTGGCTCGCCAACTGGAACGAGACGAAACAGCTCGTCACCACGGGCGTCCCGATGGCTATCATGGTCGTTATCACCGTGATCGCCTTGGCGTTCCTAGCAGGGTATCAGTGGCTGTTCGTCAACCTGATCCAGGGCGGCGTGACCGGCATCGGCAACCAGATCTCGATGGTCGTCCGGATCGCGCTCGCGGTCGTGTTGGTCTACCTCGCACTGTCGCTCGTGCGCATCGGCTACGACAACATCACGAGCGTCCGTAGGGGGGACCGGCCCGCCGCCGAGCCGAGCGACGACTGA
- a CDS encoding ArsA family ATPase produces the protein MEPFVFFGGKGGVGKTTVSCAYAYRCATAGVRTLVVSTDPAHSVSDVFDQSFDDEPRSVEGVDGLDAMEIDPEDEMQRHLDEIRESLSEQVSAGMVSEINRQLEMSHGTPGAYESALFDAFVDVMREESEPYDRVVFDTAPTGSTLRLLGLPEFLGDWIDRLLYKRKQSIDLFEKAAIGDMEPRRLLEGDPVIERLRRRKEFFEYAGETMRTEAAFFLVFNPDQLSVNETARAIEGFTERDLSVRGLVANKLTPTPDDDETGRGARYLRERVATERDRLEQVREGFEPPLVAEIESRTSEVRGDVLTDVADALDVDV, from the coding sequence ATGGAGCCGTTCGTCTTCTTCGGCGGGAAGGGGGGCGTCGGCAAGACCACGGTCTCGTGTGCGTACGCGTACCGCTGCGCGACGGCGGGTGTGCGCACGCTCGTCGTCTCGACGGATCCGGCCCACTCGGTGTCGGACGTGTTCGACCAGTCGTTCGACGACGAGCCGCGGTCCGTGGAGGGCGTCGACGGGCTCGACGCGATGGAGATCGACCCCGAAGACGAGATGCAGCGGCACCTCGACGAGATCCGCGAGTCGCTCTCCGAGCAGGTGTCGGCCGGGATGGTCTCGGAGATCAACCGCCAGCTAGAGATGTCGCACGGGACGCCCGGCGCGTACGAGTCCGCGCTGTTCGACGCGTTCGTCGACGTGATGCGCGAGGAGAGCGAGCCGTACGACCGGGTCGTCTTCGACACCGCGCCCACGGGGTCGACGCTGCGGCTGCTCGGCCTCCCCGAGTTCCTCGGGGACTGGATCGACCGGCTGCTGTACAAGCGGAAGCAGTCGATCGACCTGTTCGAGAAGGCCGCCATCGGCGACATGGAGCCCCGGAGACTGCTGGAGGGCGATCCGGTCATCGAGCGGCTCCGGCGGCGCAAGGAGTTCTTCGAGTACGCCGGCGAGACGATGCGGACGGAGGCCGCGTTCTTCCTCGTGTTCAACCCCGACCAGCTCTCCGTCAACGAGACGGCGCGGGCGATCGAGGGGTTCACCGAGCGGGACCTCTCCGTGCGCGGGCTCGTCGCGAACAAGCTCACGCCGACGCCCGACGACGACGAGACCGGCCGCGGCGCGCGCTACCTCCGGGAGCGGGTCGCGACCGAGCGCGACCGCCTCGAACAGGTGCGCGAGGGGTTCGAGCCGCCGCTCGTCGCCGAGATCGAGTCCCGGACCAGCGAGGTCCGCGGCGACGTCCTCACCGACGTCGCCGACGCGCTCGACGTGGACGTCTGA
- a CDS encoding CobW family GTP-binding protein — protein MDTPDETDDRIPVTVLSGSLGAGKTTLLNHLLANAGDRDVAVLVNDMGDVNVDADLIAEGSEVDVEGVTELSNGCICCELQDDLESAVVRLANERSFDNLVVESSGISEPAPVARLFTTESRAAARYRVDALVTVIDTRQFLDAFAGDGTPERRVDPDADAADGDADRPLSDLLVEQIEVSNLVVCNKADLCTDAEVDEAVDLVGALQPDAETVVTEFSAVDPDRLLDVGLFDERALGDLPGWKRALADDHREETEGDHGDHRHPDEVYGVTSFTYRRRRPFHPDRIAALLRDLPADVVRSKGTLWVAGTDQRQQVGQAARSVRVTALGPWIASLPSVERDMLRSNRPDLDWDEERGDRLTEYVVIGTGVDEDALVSRLDDALLTDDELAALGSPGVGDEPADADSDPFPTEQGDEVALREP, from the coding sequence ATGGACACCCCCGACGAGACCGACGACCGAATCCCGGTGACGGTGCTCTCCGGGAGCCTCGGAGCCGGCAAGACGACGCTTCTGAACCACCTGCTCGCGAACGCGGGCGACCGCGACGTCGCGGTCCTCGTCAACGACATGGGCGACGTCAACGTCGACGCGGACCTGATCGCGGAGGGATCCGAGGTCGACGTCGAGGGCGTCACGGAGCTGTCGAACGGCTGTATCTGCTGTGAGCTTCAGGACGACCTGGAGTCGGCGGTGGTCCGGCTCGCGAACGAGCGCTCGTTCGACAACCTCGTCGTCGAGTCGTCCGGGATCTCCGAGCCCGCCCCCGTCGCCCGCCTGTTCACGACCGAGTCGCGCGCGGCGGCCCGCTACCGCGTCGACGCGCTGGTGACCGTGATCGACACGCGGCAGTTCCTCGACGCCTTCGCGGGCGACGGGACGCCGGAGCGCCGCGTCGATCCGGACGCGGACGCCGCCGACGGCGACGCCGACCGCCCGCTCTCTGACCTCCTCGTCGAACAGATCGAGGTGTCGAACCTCGTGGTGTGTAACAAGGCGGACCTCTGTACCGACGCGGAGGTCGACGAGGCGGTCGACCTCGTCGGCGCGCTCCAGCCCGACGCGGAGACGGTCGTCACGGAGTTCTCCGCGGTCGACCCGGACCGGCTCCTCGACGTGGGCCTGTTCGACGAGCGGGCGCTCGGCGACCTCCCCGGCTGGAAGCGCGCGCTCGCAGACGACCACCGAGAGGAGACGGAGGGCGACCACGGCGACCACCGCCACCCCGACGAGGTGTACGGCGTCACTTCGTTCACCTACCGCCGGCGGCGACCGTTCCACCCGGACCGGATCGCCGCGCTCCTCCGGGACCTCCCGGCCGACGTGGTCCGCTCGAAGGGGACGCTGTGGGTGGCCGGGACCGACCAGCGCCAGCAGGTCGGACAGGCGGCGCGGTCGGTCCGCGTCACCGCGCTCGGGCCGTGGATCGCGAGCCTCCCGTCGGTCGAGCGCGACATGCTCCGCTCGAACCGGCCCGACCTCGACTGGGACGAGGAGCGCGGCGACCGCCTGACCGAGTACGTCGTCATCGGGACCGGCGTCGACGAGGACGCGCTCGTCTCGCGGCTCGACGACGCGCTCCTCACCGACGACGAGCTCGCCGCCCTCGGCAGTCCGGGCGTCGGCGACGAGCCGGCCGACGCGGACTCCGACCCGTTCCCGACCGAGCAGGGCGACGAGGTCGCGCTCCGCGAGCCCTGA
- the upp gene encoding uracil phosphoribosyltransferase, with translation MTIEDRDDAYLITHALATDTLSRLRDVETEQVAFRKGLVKLGRICGYEIIDGAMETEYVPVETPLEETTGERVKGLDDVVIINVLRAATPFVEGLLKAFPRAKQGVISAGRDEEAGMTEDGEFPITIDYVKLPEIRPEDTVIVADPMLATGSTMAAVLDHVLAEADDFEDLFVLSAVSAPAGLVRVSEAVPEADLLTVAIDDRLDDDGFIVPGLGDAGDRAFRTV, from the coding sequence ATGACGATCGAAGACCGGGACGACGCGTACCTCATCACGCACGCGCTGGCGACGGACACCCTCTCGCGGCTGCGCGACGTCGAGACCGAGCAGGTCGCCTTCCGGAAGGGGCTGGTGAAGCTCGGCCGCATCTGCGGCTACGAGATCATCGACGGGGCGATGGAGACGGAGTACGTCCCCGTCGAGACTCCCCTGGAGGAGACGACCGGCGAGCGCGTGAAGGGGCTCGACGACGTGGTGATAATCAACGTCCTCCGCGCCGCGACGCCGTTCGTCGAGGGCCTGTTGAAGGCGTTCCCGCGCGCGAAGCAGGGCGTCATCTCCGCCGGCCGCGACGAGGAGGCCGGGATGACGGAGGACGGCGAGTTCCCGATCACCATCGACTACGTGAAGCTCCCCGAGATCCGGCCCGAGGACACCGTCATCGTCGCGGACCCGATGCTCGCGACGGGGTCGACGATGGCCGCCGTCCTCGACCACGTCCTCGCCGAGGCCGACGACTTCGAGGACCTGTTCGTGCTCTCGGCGGTCTCCGCGCCGGCCGGCCTCGTCCGCGTGAGCGAGGCGGTCCCGGAGGCCGACCTCCTGACGGTCGCCATCGACGACCGCCTCGACGACGACGGGTTCATCGTCCCCGGCCTCGGCGACGCCGGCGACCGCGCGTTCCGCACGGTCTGA
- a CDS encoding DUF7569 family protein — MSDAPTTEPCDACGEPTTDALARTVRLSVDRANIDTQRLCPDCFADWIRRYQDRLGSGGSEDDGSSEIIVD; from the coding sequence ATGAGCGACGCGCCGACGACCGAGCCCTGCGACGCCTGCGGCGAGCCGACGACGGACGCGCTCGCGCGCACCGTCCGGCTGAGCGTCGACCGGGCGAACATCGACACCCAGCGGCTCTGTCCCGACTGCTTCGCCGACTGGATCCGGCGGTATCAGGACCGGCTCGGCTCCGGCGGCTCCGAGGACGACGGCAGCTCCGAGATCATCGTCGACTGA
- the thrC gene encoding threonine synthase, protein MDLAIDAPAPAAPDCADDGTWLACIECDETFAPFETVRYTCDECDGLLEVRYDDPPTFDEFGSGAPSEGPDRGVWRYREALPFDLGVTLPEGDTPLHRVPRIEEAVGVDALRIKHEGMNPTGSFKDRGMTVGVRVAKELGVGALACASTGNTSAALAAYGGRGDMQTLVLLPQGKVAAGKVAQASLHGARILEVDGNFDACLDIVQELAARGEAYLLNSLNPFRLEGQKTIGFEILEEFYADYGVFPDRIVLPVGNAGNTSALYKGFRELVQAGALDPDEVPKLTGVQADGAAPMVEAIAEGNDEIRRWEEVETRATAIRIGNPVNAPKAIPGIRNTGGTAVAVSDPEITAAQRHLAAEGVGVEPASAASLAGLKKLRRSGVVDDDERVVCLTTGHLLKDPEAAYEAGGEPEPVPNDVEAVVDHLRG, encoded by the coding sequence ATGGATCTCGCCATCGACGCCCCGGCCCCGGCGGCCCCCGACTGCGCCGACGACGGGACGTGGCTCGCCTGTATCGAGTGCGACGAGACGTTCGCGCCCTTCGAGACGGTCCGGTACACCTGCGACGAGTGCGACGGCCTGCTCGAAGTCCGGTACGACGACCCGCCGACCTTCGACGAGTTCGGCTCCGGCGCGCCCTCAGAGGGGCCAGACCGGGGCGTCTGGCGCTACCGCGAGGCGCTCCCCTTCGACCTCGGCGTCACGCTCCCGGAGGGCGACACGCCGCTCCACCGCGTCCCCCGCATCGAGGAGGCGGTCGGCGTCGACGCGCTCCGGATCAAACACGAGGGGATGAACCCCACCGGCTCGTTCAAGGACCGCGGGATGACGGTCGGCGTCCGCGTCGCGAAGGAGCTGGGCGTGGGTGCGCTCGCGTGCGCCTCCACCGGGAACACCTCGGCCGCCCTCGCCGCCTACGGCGGCCGCGGCGACATGCAGACGCTCGTGTTGCTCCCGCAGGGGAAGGTCGCCGCCGGGAAGGTCGCGCAGGCGAGCCTCCACGGGGCCCGCATCCTGGAGGTCGACGGCAACTTCGACGCCTGCCTCGACATCGTTCAGGAGCTGGCCGCCCGCGGCGAGGCGTACCTGCTCAACTCCCTGAACCCGTTCCGCTTGGAGGGCCAGAAGACGATCGGCTTCGAGATCCTAGAGGAGTTCTACGCGGACTACGGCGTCTTCCCGGACCGGATCGTCCTCCCCGTCGGCAACGCGGGCAACACCTCGGCGCTGTACAAGGGCTTCCGCGAGCTGGTTCAGGCCGGCGCGCTCGACCCCGACGAGGTCCCCAAGCTGACCGGCGTTCAGGCGGACGGGGCCGCGCCGATGGTCGAGGCGATAGCGGAGGGGAACGACGAGATCCGGCGCTGGGAGGAGGTCGAGACCCGCGCGACCGCGATCCGCATCGGCAACCCCGTCAACGCGCCGAAGGCGATCCCGGGGATCCGCAACACCGGCGGCACGGCGGTCGCCGTGAGCGACCCCGAGATCACCGCCGCGCAGCGCCACCTCGCCGCGGAGGGGGTCGGCGTCGAGCCCGCCTCCGCCGCGAGCCTCGCCGGGCTGAAAAAGCTCCGGCGCTCCGGCGTCGTCGACGACGACGAGCGCGTCGTCTGCCTGACGACCGGCCACCTCCTGAAGGACCCCGAGGCGGCCTACGAGGCGGGCGGCGAGCCGGAGCCGGTTCCGAACGACGTCGAGGCCGTCGTCGACCATCTTAGGGGCTGA
- a CDS encoding antitoxin VapB family protein — MATKTIGVREEVYERLRARKRDDESFTDLIDRLIDESEGDWREGFGSLSSEEAESLREAAAASRGRLNESAVDRQTAAVDRLAAADDDGRLADDADADDDSDADPGGDTADADDTDDAGGDAGGPP, encoded by the coding sequence ATGGCGACAAAGACAATCGGCGTCCGCGAGGAGGTGTACGAGCGGCTCCGCGCTCGGAAGCGGGACGACGAGAGCTTCACCGACCTCATCGACCGGTTGATCGACGAGAGCGAGGGCGACTGGCGCGAGGGGTTCGGATCGCTGTCAAGCGAGGAGGCCGAGTCGCTCCGCGAAGCGGCGGCCGCGTCGCGGGGGCGGCTCAACGAGTCTGCGGTCGACCGACAGACGGCGGCGGTCGACCGGTTAGCGGCCGCGGACGACGATGGTCGGCTGGCTGACGACGCCGACGCTGATGACGATTCCGACGCCGACCCGGGCGGCGACACCGCCGACGCGGACGATACTGACGACGCGGGCGGCGACGCCGGAGGACCGCCGTGA
- a CDS encoding type II toxin-antitoxin system VapC family toxin — protein MTRYLLDTTFLIDYLGGTDGVRRFLEAHDGDEFTTTAMNYKEVAVGRRLDDSFDPEELAAAFAWLDVVPIGREHALAASAFEADLFRSDDHTRRAVDAATADILIAAVADVEGMTVVTRNVDDFEPFVPVASY, from the coding sequence GTGACTCGGTACCTACTCGACACGACGTTTCTGATCGACTACCTGGGCGGTACCGACGGCGTTCGTCGCTTCCTCGAAGCACACGACGGAGACGAGTTCACGACGACGGCGATGAACTACAAGGAAGTCGCGGTCGGCCGACGCCTCGACGACTCGTTCGACCCAGAGGAACTCGCGGCGGCGTTCGCGTGGCTCGACGTGGTCCCGATCGGACGGGAACACGCGCTCGCGGCGAGCGCGTTCGAGGCGGACCTATTCCGCTCCGACGATCACACGAGGCGGGCCGTCGACGCCGCGACCGCGGACATCCTGATCGCCGCCGTGGCCGACGTCGAGGGGATGACGGTGGTCACCCGGAACGTCGACGACTTTGAGCCGTTCGTCCCCGTCGCGAGCTACTGA